One genomic region from Chitinophagaceae bacterium encodes:
- a CDS encoding glycosyltransferase family 4 protein, producing MKILIISTYDIIGGAARAAYRFQECLLEAGIEATMLVRHKKSNNKKVKEIQFIPHRFLNKVLRYIRLRGERSILKLNKYNTKEYLFNTSHLPFHPIIKEINAIKPDIVHFHWVCFDTIPIEDYKKINVPVVWSLHDMWAFTGGCHYDKECGKYKNECGKCPALNSQKENDLSKWVWKRKKNTYLKIKNLTIIGLSKWIAECAEKSNVLQSPNIKIVNLPNPTDTKLFRPSDKKQERKKLGLPLDKKLICFGAMSSTSDPRKGFLKLAEALSLLDTTDTELIIFGGKEEEIPHLKFKCHVFPEYNITDEKLISLYCSADVVVVPSLQENLSLTISESLSCGTPVVAFHIGGNSDMIEHTYNGYLAKPFDVQDLCDGIKWVINHHQHDELCKNAREKVVKEFDYPVVARKYIELYKQILHNKPLY from the coding sequence ATGAAAATACTCATAATAAGCACGTATGATATAATAGGAGGAGCAGCAAGAGCAGCTTATAGATTTCAGGAATGCCTCTTAGAAGCAGGGATAGAAGCTACGATGCTAGTACGACATAAAAAAAGTAATAATAAAAAAGTGAAAGAAATACAATTTATCCCACACCGTTTTTTGAATAAGGTATTGAGATATATACGACTTCGCGGAGAAAGAAGTATATTAAAATTAAACAAATACAATACAAAAGAATACCTCTTTAACACTTCTCATCTACCGTTTCACCCAATTATTAAAGAAATAAATGCCATAAAACCAGATATAGTGCATTTTCACTGGGTATGTTTTGATACTATCCCTATAGAAGACTATAAAAAAATAAATGTTCCGGTAGTATGGAGTTTACATGATATGTGGGCGTTCACGGGAGGATGTCATTATGACAAAGAATGTGGAAAATACAAAAACGAGTGTGGAAAATGTCCTGCTCTTAATAGTCAAAAAGAAAATGATTTAAGCAAATGGGTATGGAAACGAAAAAAAAATACCTACTTGAAAATAAAGAATCTCACTATTATTGGTTTGAGCAAGTGGATTGCTGAATGTGCCGAGAAAAGCAATGTTTTACAAAGTCCAAACATAAAAATAGTAAATCTTCCTAATCCAACAGATACAAAACTTTTTAGACCGTCTGATAAAAAACAAGAAAGAAAAAAACTCGGCCTTCCTTTAGATAAAAAACTTATTTGTTTTGGGGCAATGAGTAGCACAAGTGATCCAAGAAAGGGATTTTTGAAGCTGGCCGAAGCGTTAAGTTTATTAGACACAACAGACACAGAACTTATTATATTTGGAGGGAAAGAAGAAGAAATTCCCCACTTAAAATTTAAGTGTCATGTTTTCCCTGAATATAATATTACTGATGAAAAATTAATAAGTTTATATTGCTCTGCAGATGTGGTAGTGGTCCCAAGTTTACAAGAAAATTTATCGCTAACTATTTCAGAATCGTTATCCTGCGGTACTCCTGTGGTAGCCTTTCATATTGGAGGAAATAGCGACATGATAGAGCATACATATAATGGATATTTAGCAAAACCTTTTGATGTTCAAGATCTCTGTGATGGAATAAAATGGGTCATAAACCACCATCAACACGATGAACTTTGTAAGAATGCTCGGGAGAAAGTGGTAAAAGAATTTGACTATCCAGTAGTGGCAAGAAAATATATAGAACTCTACAAACAAATTCTACACAATAAACCTCTATACTAA